The following proteins come from a genomic window of Proteinivorax hydrogeniformans:
- the nifJ gene encoding pyruvate:ferredoxin (flavodoxin) oxidoreductase yields the protein MSKKMQTMDGNTAASYVSYAFTDVAAIYPITPSSDMAEKVDAWSAEGRKNIFGQTVRVSELQSEAGAAGAVHGSLQGGALTTTFTASQGLLLMIPNMYKIAGELLPTVFHVSARAVAGHALSIFGDHSDVMATRQTGFAMLASGSVQEVMDLAGVAHLSSIKSRIPFVHFFDGFRTSHEMQKIEVIDYEDFSKLVDYDALKAFRDRALNPERPVLRGSAQNPDIFFQAKEASNRFYDEVDDTVNEYMQEISKLTGREYKPFSYYGAEDAERVIVAMGSVTQTAEETVDYLNSKGEKVGLIKVHLYRPFSPKYFFNVLPKTVKKICVLDRTKEPGAIGEPLYQDIRTLFFESKEAPVVIGGRYGLGSKDTTPSQIKAVFDNLKEEHKNRFTVGIVDDVTNTSLEVKDKINTVPKGTVRCKFWGLGSDGTVGANKSAIKIIGDHTDMYAQGYFSYDSKKSGGVTISHLRFGKEPIKSTYLIDQADFIACHNQAYVDKYDVLKGLKPGGTFLLNCLWSPEELEEKLPAHMKRYIAENDIKFYILNAYDIAGKIGLGNRINMVMQSAFFKLADIIPVDDAMKYLKDAILTSYGSKGEKIVEMNNKAVDEGIGALVSIDVPASWKDAKGEESKEQDVPDFIKNILIPVNAQEGDSLPVSTFVGAEDGTLMQGSSKYEKRGIAVDVPCWHMDNCIQCNQCSYVCPHSAIRPFLVDEDEEKKAPASFEMKPAMGKDFKGLKYRLQVSPLDCTGCGNCVDTCPAKKKAITMQPLETQISEKDNWEFAVTLTDKSDRTNIETLKGSQFAQPLVEFSGACAGCGETPYIKTITQLFGDRMMIANATGCTSIWGGSAPSTPYCTNSEGKGPAWANSLFEDNAEYGYGMALASLQTRSKIKDLMEQAMESGISTELKDAFTTWIENKEDGKGSKEATMNLLPLLEKEADNKLVKEIIDKKDFLIKQSQWIFGGDGWAYDIGYGGLDHVLASGEDVNVLVVDTEVYSNTGGQSSKASPTAAIAKFAASGKKTSKKDLGAMAMNYGYVYVAQVAMGADKNQFLKAIKEAESYKGPSIVIAYAPCIAHGIKDGMGRTQNQQKEAVEAGYWHMYRFNPELKKEGKNPFVMDSKEPTKPFRDFLLSEVRYNALLKTNPETAEDLFAKSEEDAKERYQRYLNLANQK from the coding sequence ATGTCTAAAAAAATGCAGACCATGGATGGCAATACTGCTGCATCTTACGTATCTTACGCATTCACTGATGTAGCTGCAATCTATCCAATAACTCCGTCTTCAGACATGGCAGAAAAAGTTGATGCTTGGAGTGCGGAAGGTCGAAAAAACATTTTCGGTCAAACAGTAAGAGTAAGTGAGTTACAATCTGAGGCAGGTGCTGCTGGTGCAGTACATGGATCGCTTCAGGGTGGTGCTCTGACAACTACCTTTACTGCTTCACAAGGCTTACTTCTAATGATTCCTAACATGTATAAAATCGCAGGAGAGCTTTTACCTACAGTTTTTCACGTAAGTGCTAGAGCTGTTGCTGGGCATGCACTATCTATATTCGGTGATCACTCCGATGTTATGGCTACAAGACAAACAGGTTTTGCTATGCTAGCTTCCGGTAGCGTTCAGGAGGTTATGGACTTAGCTGGTGTTGCACATCTATCTTCAATTAAATCAAGAATTCCTTTTGTACACTTCTTTGATGGATTTAGAACATCACACGAAATGCAAAAGATTGAAGTAATCGACTATGAAGATTTTTCAAAATTAGTGGATTACGATGCATTAAAAGCTTTCAGAGATAGAGCGCTAAACCCTGAAAGGCCAGTTCTTAGAGGTAGTGCGCAAAATCCTGATATATTCTTCCAGGCAAAAGAAGCTTCTAATAGGTTCTATGATGAAGTTGATGACACAGTTAACGAATATATGCAAGAAATATCTAAGCTCACAGGTAGAGAGTATAAGCCATTTTCATACTATGGTGCTGAAGATGCAGAAAGAGTTATCGTAGCAATGGGCTCTGTCACTCAAACTGCAGAGGAAACTGTTGACTACTTAAACTCTAAAGGCGAAAAAGTTGGTCTAATCAAAGTTCACTTATATAGACCGTTTTCACCAAAATACTTCTTCAACGTTCTTCCAAAGACAGTTAAGAAAATCTGTGTTCTTGATAGAACAAAAGAGCCAGGAGCAATTGGCGAGCCACTTTACCAAGACATTCGCACACTTTTCTTTGAAAGCAAAGAAGCGCCTGTAGTAATTGGAGGCCGCTATGGATTAGGCTCTAAAGACACTACGCCATCTCAAATCAAAGCTGTATTCGATAACCTTAAAGAAGAGCATAAAAATAGATTTACAGTTGGTATCGTAGATGATGTAACTAACACTTCTTTAGAAGTAAAAGATAAAATTAACACAGTTCCTAAAGGAACCGTTAGATGTAAGTTCTGGGGTCTTGGCTCAGATGGTACAGTAGGTGCGAATAAATCCGCCATTAAAATCATCGGAGACCATACCGACATGTATGCACAAGGATACTTCTCCTATGATTCTAAAAAGTCGGGTGGGGTGACAATATCACACCTTCGTTTTGGAAAAGAGCCTATCAAATCCACCTACCTTATCGATCAAGCTGACTTTATCGCATGTCACAACCAGGCTTACGTTGATAAATACGACGTGCTTAAAGGCCTTAAGCCAGGTGGAACCTTCTTATTAAACTGTCTGTGGAGCCCTGAAGAGCTTGAGGAGAAACTACCAGCTCATATGAAGCGCTACATCGCAGAAAATGACATCAAATTCTATATCCTAAATGCTTACGATATCGCTGGGAAGATAGGACTAGGAAACAGAATTAACATGGTTATGCAGTCTGCATTCTTTAAACTAGCAGATATAATTCCTGTTGATGATGCCATGAAATACCTTAAAGACGCGATTTTAACTAGCTACGGTTCTAAAGGTGAAAAAATCGTTGAGATGAACAACAAGGCTGTAGATGAAGGTATCGGCGCCCTTGTTTCTATAGATGTTCCAGCTAGCTGGAAGGATGCTAAGGGTGAAGAAAGTAAAGAGCAAGATGTTCCAGACTTTATTAAAAACATCCTTATCCCAGTTAACGCTCAAGAAGGCGATAGCTTACCAGTTAGTACCTTTGTAGGAGCAGAAGATGGTACGCTAATGCAAGGATCCTCTAAATATGAAAAACGTGGTATAGCAGTAGATGTACCTTGCTGGCATATGGATAACTGTATCCAATGTAACCAATGTTCATATGTATGTCCACACTCAGCAATTCGTCCGTTCTTAGTTGACGAAGATGAGGAAAAGAAAGCTCCAGCTTCATTTGAAATGAAGCCGGCTATGGGCAAAGACTTTAAAGGTCTAAAATACCGTCTTCAAGTAAGTCCTCTTGACTGTACTGGTTGTGGCAATTGTGTAGATACCTGCCCTGCTAAGAAAAAGGCTATCACTATGCAGCCACTAGAAACCCAAATTTCAGAAAAAGATAACTGGGAATTTGCTGTTACCTTAACAGACAAATCAGACCGTACAAACATTGAGACATTAAAAGGCAGCCAGTTTGCACAACCTCTAGTGGAATTTTCAGGAGCATGTGCAGGCTGTGGAGAAACCCCATATATCAAGACTATTACTCAGCTATTTGGCGATAGAATGATGATTGCTAATGCTACTGGATGTACCTCTATCTGGGGGGGAAGTGCGCCATCTACACCTTATTGCACAAACTCTGAGGGCAAAGGTCCAGCTTGGGCAAACTCTCTATTTGAGGACAATGCAGAGTATGGTTATGGTATGGCCTTAGCTTCGCTTCAAACAAGAAGCAAAATTAAAGACTTAATGGAACAAGCGATGGAATCAGGAATTTCTACTGAACTTAAAGATGCATTTACTACTTGGATTGAGAACAAAGAAGACGGTAAAGGCTCCAAAGAAGCCACCATGAACCTTCTGCCACTTCTTGAAAAAGAAGCTGACAATAAGCTTGTAAAAGAAATCATCGACAAAAAAGACTTCCTAATTAAGCAATCTCAGTGGATCTTTGGTGGAGACGGCTGGGCTTATGACATCGGCTATGGCGGTTTAGACCATGTGCTAGCTTCTGGAGAGGATGTAAACGTTTTAGTTGTTGATACTGAAGTTTACTCTAACACTGGTGGTCAGTCATCTAAAGCATCCCCAACAGCAGCGATTGCAAAATTTGCTGCATCAGGTAAGAAAACCAGCAAAAAAGATCTTGGTGCAATGGCTATGAATTACGGTTATGTTTATGTTGCACAGGTAGCTATGGGAGCGGACAAAAACCAATTCCTAAAAGCTATAAAAGAAGCGGAAAGCTACAAAGGTCCTTCTATCGTCATAGCATATGCTCCATGTATTGCACACGGTATTAAGGATGGAATGGGACGTACTCAAAATCAACAAAAAGAAGCAGTTGAAGCGGGATACTGGCACATGTATAGATTCAACCCAGAACTTAAAAAAGAAGGTAAAAACCCATTTGTTATGGACTCTAAAGAACCAACAAAACCATTTAGAGACTTCTTACTAAGTGAAGTAAGATATAACGCCCTTCTAAAAACCAATCCTGAAACTGCTGAAGATCTATTTGCAAAATCCGAGGAAGATGCAAAAGAAAGATATCAGCGTTATCTAAACCTAGCTAACCAAAAATAG
- a CDS encoding lipopolysaccharide core heptose(II) kinase RfaY, which produces METKTNRQRFQQIVSVFVKHGVKDGVANPRQIRKAFEELGPTFIKVGQILSTRPDILSPEYINEFQKLQDKVQKLDEDQVKQILEKEINIDVYTEFNHFELEPLATASIAQVHTAELKSGEKVVLKIKRPKIEKAMAQDLHILKRLTLFLQILPNLIRTEVIKADEMIEELWEHLLQELDFINEAKNIKKFHENNKEFKFIKTPKVIEQYTTRNLLVLEYIDGIKLSDTKLLEEKGYYLDDIIEKLAYSFAHQVLEDGFFHGDPHPGNIIISNNKIAFIDFGAMGTISRGQRNDFNMLLNSIVTNDIDKMLESILRIGVVKGPIDKTRLSNDLEVIYNSYANQPINEIDVVTAIQDNFDVCLDNNIAVPKNVALLAKAMLTLEGVISEITPEFNAIELIAPYARKQMLKPENIKKETLNQIKGLYKTASAGLKIPQTMLDVLKKLSRNDIKVQMEHTNLERGIREIAKTGNRIVFGLITSSLLMASSIVIVADAGPNLYGVSAIGLVGYLTAGFMGLVLLIFIIRSGKM; this is translated from the coding sequence ATGGAGACTAAAACAAATAGACAAAGGTTTCAACAGATTGTTTCGGTATTTGTTAAACACGGCGTGAAAGATGGAGTGGCAAATCCTCGCCAGATAAGAAAAGCTTTTGAAGAACTAGGACCAACCTTTATAAAAGTAGGTCAAATACTTTCAACAAGACCGGATATTTTATCTCCTGAATACATAAATGAATTTCAAAAATTACAAGACAAAGTTCAAAAGTTAGATGAAGACCAAGTAAAACAAATACTAGAAAAAGAGATAAATATCGATGTATACACAGAGTTTAATCACTTTGAATTAGAACCGCTAGCTACAGCTTCGATAGCGCAGGTGCATACAGCAGAACTAAAAAGCGGTGAAAAAGTAGTACTTAAAATAAAAAGGCCTAAAATAGAAAAAGCTATGGCCCAAGATCTTCATATTTTAAAAAGGTTAACTTTATTTTTGCAAATCCTCCCTAATCTAATAAGAACCGAAGTTATTAAAGCTGATGAAATGATAGAAGAGCTATGGGAGCACTTATTACAGGAGTTAGACTTTATAAACGAGGCAAAGAACATAAAAAAGTTTCATGAAAACAACAAAGAATTTAAATTTATAAAAACCCCAAAAGTAATTGAGCAATATACTACAAGAAACTTATTAGTTTTAGAATATATAGACGGTATTAAGCTTAGTGATACTAAGCTGCTAGAAGAAAAGGGGTACTATCTAGACGATATAATCGAAAAACTCGCCTATAGCTTTGCTCATCAAGTGCTAGAGGATGGCTTCTTTCACGGAGACCCGCACCCCGGTAACATTATAATATCAAATAATAAAATAGCATTTATTGACTTCGGTGCCATGGGCACAATTTCTCGGGGACAACGAAATGATTTCAATATGCTTCTTAATTCAATAGTGACTAACGATATAGACAAGATGCTAGAAAGCATACTGCGAATAGGAGTTGTCAAAGGTCCTATTGATAAAACTCGACTATCTAATGACCTAGAGGTTATTTATAACAGCTATGCCAATCAACCTATCAACGAAATAGATGTAGTAACAGCTATCCAAGATAATTTTGATGTTTGTCTAGATAATAACATAGCTGTCCCTAAAAACGTCGCTTTGCTAGCAAAAGCTATGCTAACCTTAGAGGGTGTAATATCAGAGATTACACCAGAATTTAATGCCATAGAGTTAATAGCGCCATATGCTCGAAAGCAAATGTTAAAACCAGAGAACATAAAAAAAGAGACATTAAATCAAATAAAAGGCCTGTATAAAACCGCCTCAGCAGGTCTAAAGATACCTCAAACTATGCTCGATGTCTTAAAAAAGCTGTCCAGAAATGATATTAAAGTGCAAATGGAGCACACAAACTTAGAGCGGGGAATTAGAGAAATAGCAAAAACAGGAAACCGAATAGTTTTTGGCCTAATTACATCATCGCTTTTAATGGCCTCATCCATTGTGATTGTAGCCGATGCAGGCCCCAACCTATATGGTGTTTCAGCCATAGGTTTAGTTGGTTATCTAACCGCTGGATTTATGGGGTTAGTGCTGTTGATATTTATAATAAGATCTGGGAAAATGTAA